In Cydia amplana chromosome 25, ilCydAmpl1.1, whole genome shotgun sequence, one genomic interval encodes:
- the LOC134659627 gene encoding synaptic vesicular amine transporter yields the protein MGAASDGFSAGWLRAQVAACRESRKLVLVIVAIALLLDNMLLTTVVPIIPEFLYDIRHPDAPLSMSLDTTAAPTPYCPCLNTSLAVSNATQVNITAQKEARHQELVHETVEVGVMFASKAIVQLLTNPFVGPLTHKIGYSIPMFTGFILMFLSTLIFAFGRSYSVLFIARALQGIGSSCSSVSGMGMLAERYPDDKERGNAMGIALGGLALGVLIGPPFGGLMYEFVGKTAPFLMLSALALGDGLLQLMILQPGVVRQESDPPSLKELIMDPYIIVAAGAITFANVGIAMLEPSLPIWMVDTMQASRWQQGVAFLPASICYLIGTNLFGPLGHKMGRWLAACSGLIIIGVCLILIPMARKLEHLIIPNAGLGFAIGMVDSSMMPELGFLVDIRHAAVYGSVYAIGDTAFCLGYAVGPAFSGTLVNSIGFEWMLVIIAVLNFAYAPCLLMLRSPPARDEKQSLIISDKSSVRYVSYQNEEEE from the exons TCCCCATCATACCGGAGTTCCTCTACGACATCAGACACCCCGACGCGCCTCTGTCCATGTCTCTGGACACGACGGCAGCCCCCACGCCGTACTGCCCCTGCCTCAACACCAGCCTCGCCGTCAGCAATGCCACGCAAG TCAACATCACCGCCCAGAAAGAAGCCCGCCACCAAGAGCTAGTTCACGAGACTGTCGAAGTCGGGGTCATGTTTGCCAGCAAGGCCATCGTGCAGCTACTCACCAACCCCTTCGTAGGACCTCTGACGCACAA aaTTGGCTACAGCATCCCAATGTTCACCGGATTCATACTCATGTTCCTGTCTACACTGA TATTCGCGTTCGGTCGCTCATATAGCGTCCTCTTCATCGCACGCGCGCTGCAAGGCATCGGTTCGTCCTGCTCCTCCGTGTCCGGTATGGGCATGCTGGCTGAACGCTACCCGGACGATAAG GAACGAGGCAACGCGATGGGCATAGCTCTCGGAGGCCTGGCTCTGGGCGTGCTGATTGGACCCCCGTTCGGCGGCCTCATGTATGAGTTCGTGGGAAAGACTGCTCCCTTCCTCATGCTGTCCGCTCTGGCACTGGGAGATGGAT TGCTGCAACTAATGATACTGCAACCCGGCGTAGTACGACAGGAAAGCGACCCGCCATCTCTGAAGGAACTGATCATGGACCCCTACATCATTGTTGCTGCCG GAGCCATAACCTTCGCAAATGTGGGCATCGCTATGCTGGAACCCAGTCTACCAATCTGGATGGTGGACACCATGCAAGCCAGTCGCTGGCAGCAGGGAGTGGCCTTCCTGCCAGCTAGCATCTGCTATCTCATCG GGACGAATCTGTTCGGCCCGCTTGGACACAAGATGGGCCGATGGCTGGCCGCCTGCTCAGGCCTCATCATCATCGGCGTCTGTCTTATACTG ATCCCAATGGCACGCAAGCTTGAGCACCTGATCATCCCGAACGCTGGCCTCGGCTTCGCCATCGGCATGGTAGACTCCAGCATGATGCCCGAACTGGGCTTTCTAGTGGACATCAGGCACGCCGCGGTCTACGGCTCCGTGTACGCCATCGGGGACACGGCCTTCTGTCTGGGCTATGCCGTGG GCCCCGCGTTCTCCGGCACCCTGGTGAACAGCATCGGCTTCGAGTGGATGCTGGTCATCATCGCCGTGCTGAACTTCGCCTACGCGCCGTGTCTGCTTATGCTGCGCTCACCTCCAGCAAGAGATGAGAAGCAG AGCCTGATAATAAGCGACAAGTCGTCAGTGCGCTACGTGAGCTACCAGAACGAGGAAGAAGAATAA